The Bacteroidota bacterium DNA window GGGCATGAAGGATAACAGGGATTTTCAAAAGATAGTTAAAAAATTAATTCCTGAAATGTGAGAGATCATATCCCATTCCTGTTATAATCACCGGCCGACACAAACGAGAATAAAATAACCTGTCATTCCCGCTCCCGAGCCAAAGAGTGTGATCTTTGTTTTTTATGGCTGTTTGATCATCGCTTTATCGCCACAAACATTAAATTCTACCTGGAGTGTTGTATGAGTAATATGAAAATTTTTTCTTAAAATGTCCTCAACTTCTTTCAGTAATTCACAAGATTCACTCAGCAACAGATCTTCTGATGTTTCAATATGAGCTTCGAAAAGAATGTCATGATCCTGGAGTTGCCAGCAGTGAACATGATGGATATTCCGGATCAATGGATGTTTTTCAAGATAAATTTTGATCTCATCCAAATTAAGATTTTCGGGTGCGCTTTGCATTAAAATATTAATAGATTCGCGTAAGATTTTAAATGCTTGAAAAATAATCACTACACTGATGATAAGTGTTAACACCGGATCAATCCATACAACCTTTGTGAAATAGATAAGGATGGCGCCTCCAATCACTGCACCCGAAGATAGTGTGTCGCCCAGCAGATGCACATATGGTGCTTTTATATTCAGGCTTTTATTCGAGTCACCGCGCAGAAACAGCATGGAGATAAGGTTGGCAACCAACCCGATGACTGCAATAATGAGCATAAGAGCTGACCGGATAGGTTCCGGATGAAGAAAGCGCAGAATGGCTTCATAAATAAGATAAATGGAAATCGCCGTCAGAATCGATGCATTCATGAACGCCGAAAGTATTTCAAATCGTTTATACCCAAAGGTGCGTCTGGCATTGGGTTTTTTGCCACTTACATTATTCGCCAACCAGGCAAGTATCAAGGCAAGGGTATCACCCAGGTTATGAATGGCATCAGAAATCAATGCCAGGCTGTTGGAGAATATTCCGCCGACAATTTCAGCCAGTGTGATCAAACCGTTCAGTAGGATACTGATAAATAATCTGCCGGAAGGATTTTCATGACGATGTGAATGATTTCCCATATCATGTATATTTCTACCTAAATGCTGTCATTAAAAAAATCGGGTACTCATTAATTTTTTCTGCGGAGACCTCTTTCTGGATAACAAAGCAAGGTACAATTTGACCGTCATGGAAACCTTGTTGAATGAGAAATGTATTCAACTCCTGCGGGTCAAATCCTCGGTGAACATTCACATCGCCATCATGGAATGAACCGTCCTCCTGGTAAAGGTCAGCAATTGCCAATATTCCTCCGGGCATTAATAAATGATAAAACTTCTTGAAGATGGCATTTATATCCTTAATATGATGCAGTACCATTTGGCTGTAGATGATATCGAACGGATCACCACTGTATTCTTCCATTTCAAGATTTAAAAACAATGTTTTGAATTTTGAATGATCACTAGTCTCCATCTTTTGTTCAGCCATTTTAAGCATTTCCCGGGAGCTATCTACCAGGGTAATTTCCGAAAACCGGTCTTTCAGGTAAAAACTGAGTAATCCGGTACCAGCGCCAAACTCCAAAGCCTTCATGTTTGGTGTGATGTGAACCATTTCAATTAGTTGTTTGGCAACTGCCTTAGTACGTTCAAGATGCATCTGATTATTATCCCACTCTTGTGCCTTTTGATCGAATTCGCTCATAATAAGTTAAAATAATTTTGTTTTACGGATTCTCCTGGATCTGCCTTGCCATAATATCTCCGGACAATCTCAATATCTCAAGTCTTATCGAGATTACTACGGCTAAAAAAAACATCAATTTCCTATATTCTCAGGACATCCGGTTTGTCGGGGATTCCAATATTTTCATTCATGTACCCCCTGAACTTTTTCGAA harbors:
- a CDS encoding class I SAM-dependent methyltransferase, with amino-acid sequence MSEFDQKAQEWDNNQMHLERTKAVAKQLIEMVHITPNMKALEFGAGTGLLSFYLKDRFSEITLVDSSREMLKMAEQKMETSDHSKFKTLFLNLEMEEYSGDPFDIIYSQMVLHHIKDINAIFKKFYHLLMPGGILAIADLYQEDGSFHDGDVNVHRGFDPQELNTFLIQQGFHDGQIVPCFVIQKEVSAEKINEYPIFLMTAFR
- a CDS encoding cation diffusion facilitator family transporter gives rise to the protein MGNHSHRHENPSGRLFISILLNGLITLAEIVGGIFSNSLALISDAIHNLGDTLALILAWLANNVSGKKPNARRTFGYKRFEILSAFMNASILTAISIYLIYEAILRFLHPEPIRSALMLIIAVIGLVANLISMLFLRGDSNKSLNIKAPYVHLLGDTLSSGAVIGGAILIYFTKVVWIDPVLTLIISVVIIFQAFKILRESINILMQSAPENLNLDEIKIYLEKHPLIRNIHHVHCWQLQDHDILFEAHIETSEDLLLSESCELLKEVEDILRKNFHITHTTLQVEFNVCGDKAMIKQP